A region of the Vibrio chagasii genome:
TGGTGACCAAAGGTGACATCATCCTAGACACTCCGCTTGCCAAAGTGGGTGGTAAAGGTCTGTTCGTAAAAGAACTTGAAGTGGCAATGCTAGAAGGTCGTGCTGACCTTGCAGTTCACTCAATGAAAGATGTCCCTGTCGACTTCCCTGAAGGTCTAGGTCTAGTGACGATTTGTGAACGTGAAGATCCTCGTGACGCATTCGTATCAAACACATACAACAACATTGATGAACTACCACAAGGTGCTGTCGTAGGTACATGTAGCCTGCGTCGTCAGTGTCAGCTTCTAGAATACCGCCCTGATTTGATCATCAAAGAGCTGCGCGGCAATGTTGGCACTCGTCTGGGTAAACTCGATGACGGCCAATACGATGCTATCGTTCTGGCAGCAGCAGGCCTTAAGCGTCTGGAACTAGAAGAGCGTATCCGTAGCTTTATCGAACCAGAGCAATCTCTACCAGCAGTAGGCCAAGGCGCTGTAGGTATCGAGTGTCGTCTTGATGATGAGCGTCTGATTAAACTTCTTGAGCCACTGAACCACCAAGACACAGCCGACCGCGTACTTTGCGAACGTGCAATGAACCTGACTCTGGAGGGTGGTTGCCAGGTGCCTATCGGTAGCTACTCACTATTAGATGGCGACAACATCTGGCTGCGCGCACTTGTAGGTGAACCTGATGGTTCTAAGATGGTTCGCGGTGAGATCTCCGGTCCTCGTAAAGATGCTGAAGCACTTGGCGTTACTCTGGCTAATCAACTGCTGGATGACGGTGCGAGAGAAATCTTAACCAAGCTATACGCAGACCAAGAATAATCATGACTGTGTTGGTAACTCGTCCCGGTGTAGAGGGACAATCGCTTTGCCAACAACTAGCGGATGAAGGGGTTCAAGCGATCCATCATCCGCTTATTCGTATCATTGATAATCCAGACACAGCCAACTTAAGCGTCCGGCTCAACAACAGCGATATCATCATCGCTGTCAGCCATCATGCCGTGACCGCGGCTCAAAATATCCTTTCTAAAACTTCGTCCGTTTGGCCTACTTCGCCGCTTTATCTTGGCGTTGGTCAAAAAACTGCGCACGTTTTAAGCAAAGTCTGTAAACAAAAAGTAAACTATCCTCAAGTTAGTGATAGTGAACATCTTCTTAAACTTGCTGAACTGAGAGACGTAAATAACACATCCATTTTGATACTACGTGGGAATGGTGGGCGAGAGCTCATTCGAGATTCTTTGCTCAACCTAGGTGCACAAGTCTCTTATTGTGAGACCTACCGTAGAGAATATATTCCAATAAACGATCACAATACCTATCAAACATGGATAAACAAAAAAACGTCCAAAGTAGTCATCACAAGTCAGGAACAACTGGAGTATCTGTGCTCCATTACCCCTGGTGAGTATTCTGCTTGGCTTTCAACGAGACATTTGTTTGTTCCAAGCAAGCGCATAGCACAACGAGCACAACAGCTCGGCTTCTCTAACGTTACGAATACTCAAAGTGCTGCGAACCAAATATTACTGGCTGCTCTCCAGCCCTAGCTAGAAACAGGAAATAAGCATGACAAGCAAAAAAAATAATGAGCATATTGAACCTGAACAGAACCAAGATACTCAGCCAGTAGCGACCAAAGACGAAAGTGCTGAATCAAAAGAAGCTGAGTCAAAGCTTGA
Encoded here:
- the hemC gene encoding hydroxymethylbilane synthase — protein: MTNSAPIRIATRKSPLALWQAYFVRDALQAAHPGLEVELVTMVTKGDIILDTPLAKVGGKGLFVKELEVAMLEGRADLAVHSMKDVPVDFPEGLGLVTICEREDPRDAFVSNTYNNIDELPQGAVVGTCSLRRQCQLLEYRPDLIIKELRGNVGTRLGKLDDGQYDAIVLAAAGLKRLELEERIRSFIEPEQSLPAVGQGAVGIECRLDDERLIKLLEPLNHQDTADRVLCERAMNLTLEGGCQVPIGSYSLLDGDNIWLRALVGEPDGSKMVRGEISGPRKDAEALGVTLANQLLDDGAREILTKLYADQE
- a CDS encoding uroporphyrinogen-III synthase; translated protein: MTVLVTRPGVEGQSLCQQLADEGVQAIHHPLIRIIDNPDTANLSVRLNNSDIIIAVSHHAVTAAQNILSKTSSVWPTSPLYLGVGQKTAHVLSKVCKQKVNYPQVSDSEHLLKLAELRDVNNTSILILRGNGGRELIRDSLLNLGAQVSYCETYRREYIPINDHNTYQTWINKKTSKVVITSQEQLEYLCSITPGEYSAWLSTRHLFVPSKRIAQRAQQLGFSNVTNTQSAANQILLAALQP